AAGGTTACATTTTCCACCTCAATTCCATGATTGCGCAAAACAATCATATCATACTTAATGTTCTGACCCACTTTTTCAATCTTTGCATTCTCAAGTAGCGGCTTAATATGAGTAACCACAGTATCGAGTGGAAGGCAATTACCTGCAAACAGGGATTGGCTGTAGGCAATCGGAATATAGAAACCTGTTCCTTCTTCTCGGCTAAGAGCAATTCCTAAAAGCTCGGCGAGCATTGGATCTACTGATGTTGTTTCTGTGTCTACGCAGAATAATTTTGATTTTTGAAAATCCTTTACTAGCTTGATTAACTCAGCCTCAGTTTGAATTCTTGTATACTTTCCCTTCGCATTATTTGTAGTATCCGCTACTGGTTCCTCTTTTGTGGAAGATGCATCTTCTGTTTTTATTGTAGCAGTTAGTTTAATTCCTGCTTGTTTAGCAAGGTCTGAGTATAATCGGTTGTAACCTCTCGTCTTAAAATGCATAATCTTATCTGCATCTAAATACTTTGGTAAAATCAAATCGTCTGGTTTAAAATCTACTTCTAAATCACACCTGAGAGTAGCAAGGTTTTTGGATAGAAATGCATTTTCCTTATTCTTAATTAATTTTTCTTTTAAGGAAGGGTTTTTTATATTTTCTAAATTCTTGTAAATGCCTTCTAAGTTTTTGTATTCTGCGATTAGTTTTGCAGCACCTTTCTCTCCGATTCCACTTACACCTGGAATATTATCTGAGCTATCGCCTACGATTCCCATATAGTCAACGACTTGTTCGGGGGTAATGCCTATATTCTCCATAACCCATTTTTCATCTATCTCGGTAAACTCAGTTGCACCTTTTGTTCCACGATACATTCTAACATTTGGATTTAGAGTTTGGTATAAATCTTTATCGCCTGAGAAAATTAGAATTTCATTTTTCTTATTTCCGAATTTCTTACAGAGAGTGCCAATGATATCGTCTGCTTCGTGTCCTTTCATTTGCATTACAGGGAAACCAAGTTCGCGGGTAATGTCTATTACCTCACTGATTTGCGGTTTTAGATCTTCGGGCATCGGCTTTCTTTGAGCTTTGTAAGCTTCAAAGACTTGCGATCTTTCCAATGGAGTTCCCGGATCGAATGGCATGGCAATATGAGTAGGTTTGAAATCATTTATAATCTTAAACAACATTTTAAAGAAACCAAATACTGCACCACTCGGCTTACCTGTTATCGAATTAGTCAAATTAGCCGTTTGAAATGCAAAATAGGCTCTGAATACAAAAGCATGTCCATCGATAATAATTAGTTTCATTTTTTAACTGCCTTATAGAAGAGAATTGTATACTAAGATTGTTTTTTGAATTGTATTTTCAATTGAGAATGCTTTGACGCTTTCTTTATTTTTTTTACCGTATTCGGTTCTAAGTGTTGGATTGTCTATAAGTCGAGTGTAGTGTTCGGCTAATTTGGTGTAATCTCCGACGGATGCTAGTAAAGAGCCTTTTCCATCCTGGAGCATTTCTCCAATTCCTCCACCGTTAGTCGCTACAATAGGAAGTTTATTTGCCATTGCATCTAATACAGAGGTTCCAAGTCCTTCTTCTTTAGATGTGAGGGTAAAAATATCAAACAGAGCGTAGAAATCTTTTATATCATTTCTGAATCCAGTAAAAATTACTTTGTCTTCAATCCCTAATTCTTTCGTCAGAGTCTTTAGCTTTGATTCTAACTCGCCGGCACCGACGATAAAGAAAATATAATTCTTTTCTGTTTGAATTCGAGGAACGGCTCGCAGTAAAGTCTCATGATCTTTGTGATCTACTAGTGCTGCAACATTGCCAATGATTACAGTATCTTTAGAAAGTTGAAATTCTTGCAGCAACTTCTTCTTATCCCCTGGTTCCGCAAATTTAGTTAAGTCAATTCCACTATAAACTGTGACTACCTTTTCTGGATCTACTCCGTCTTCAATCAATACTTCTTTGATTCGATTTGATACTGTGAGAAAGTAATCAATCTTTTGCGAATGGTATTTTTGTTTACTCAAAGGATTTTTATTGATATGAAAATCTACTCTTCTAGAGACTACAAGTTTTAATTGTGGTAAAAACACTTTTGTCATAAGACCTAGACCGTGAGCGGCGCCTGTGTGTGTATGAATCAGTTTTACGTTATTTTCCTTGACTATCTTCACAATTTTCCGTGCGGCTAAGAGATCATATTCTCCAAGCATACGTATGGGAAAAAATGGAATTTTATTACCAATGCGTGACTCTAATTCTGAGCCGGGTTGACCGATTAGAATTTGAGGAATATTTTTCTCGGCAAGTCCATTAATGAGATAGTATAATTGCTGCTCTCCGCCACGCCAAGTTCTAGAATTGTTTAAATGAAGTATCATAGGTATCAGGTTGTAGTAAATAAAATAATATCAGACGAAAAGCCAGGACCCATCGCAGAGAATAATCCATGTTCTCCGCTGCTAAAATTCTGTTCTTTTAAGAATTCTTCTATTACAAAGAATATTGTAGGAGAAGAAATATTTCCATACTCTTGTAAGACTTTCAATGAGTAATAAAAATTATCTTCTCCTATTTCTAAAGCTTTGGAGAATGCTTCAATCACTTTAGCTCCGCCGGGATGGAATAGATGATGTTTAATATCTTCCTTATTGATTTTGTTTTGATTGATAAATTTCATATAGAACTCACGAAAGTTTTTTGCTATGAGTCCCGGAATGGATTTGTCGAATACTACTTGTAAGCCGTCCATTTCAATTTCCCATCCCATTACATCTAAAGAATCTCTCCACTTTCTAGAAGCATTTGTTTTGATTTGAATAGATTTCTTTTTTTCTTTTCCAGAGACAATCATAGAGCTAGAGCCATCGGAGAATAGAGATAATGCGATAAGATTAGATTTTCTTTTATCAGCAGGGCGAAATGTAAGTGTGCAGGTTTCAACTGTAATAACTAAAATGTTTTTGTCCGGGTATAATGTAGAAAGTTCACCTGCACGTGCAATGCTATTTGCTCCACCCGCACAGCCTAATCCAATAATCGGTATTCGTTTCACATCAGTGGATAATCCAAGTAAGTCGATGAGTCTTGCATCAAGAGTGGGAGTAACAAATCCTGAGCTAGTTACAACGATTATAATATCAATTTCACTTGGAAGTAGGTTTGCTTTTTCAATGGCAAGGCGAGCCGATTTTTCTGCCATCTCCGTTGCATGGATGACAAACAGTTCATTCTTGTCTTTGAAGGATTTTGTTTCCCCATACCAAGAAATATCTTTTAATACAGGTCTTGATTTTATTTTGGAATGCTCGAATACTGGTAAGTATCTTTCTATGTCTAAGCTTGAGTTTTTGAAAATTGCTTTCGCAAATTCTCTAACTTCATCTTGTTTAACAGTGGTGGAGGGAGTTTCTCTTGCGACGGATTGGATGTAACTCATATGAATTACATGGAAAAATAGAATTCAAAAATTGAAAATTAGTTTTTGTGTTTTGTCTCAGCGTTAAATTCTAATTCGACGATAGATCCGTTGATTTTATTGTCCAAGGGATTATCCGTGATAGTCTCGTTGTTATGGTAAAGAATTTTTACGGTATCCATGAGACTGCGAATAATTTTAAGACCTTTGCCCATGTTTTTGTGTGGTTTGTCTATTCCGCCAAAGGGAAGTTTACCTGCACTGCTAGATTGATGCTGTTTTATATCGCCAAGATAGTTATCGAGGTTTCGAGGAGAAGGCTCATAGTCATCACTGACTGACTCGCTGATTTTCAAACCGCGTCCATAATCTAAAATGAGTAGAGTAAATTTGGCATCTACAATCCGCCATCGGCAAATAATGGTTTCCTCACTATGATTGGATACGTTAGCTGTAATGGAATTTGTAAGAGCTTCATCAGCTGCAAGAACAATTTGCGAAATATCATCCTCGCCAAACCCATTCTGAGCTAAACTTACTCTTAGTTGTTTTCTGAACTGACGAACTGATTCCATGTCAGGAGGTAAAAACATGACATAGGAGTTGTCTGCCATCTGAATGAATAAATCTTTTTCTGACATAATTTATTGGTTAACTCTCATGTTCGCCGAATCTTTCATAAAAATATCTTAGTCATGTATATAAGCAATATAATTTTTTTTTCAAGACCTTTTTTCTTTGTAATGCATTTCTATGTGTTTGATACCGGCGTCTAGGAAAATCTCTCCTCTGGCTTCAAAGCCAAGTCTTTCATAAAACTTTTGAGCTGCAATTTGAGCATACAAATAGACTTTTGAATCTAATTCATTCTTACATTTAGTCAATAAATTTTTTACTAACTCGGTTCCTAGTTTTTTCCCCCGATAATCACTTAACACTGAAAATCTTTCCAGTTTAATACCTTTTGGAGTAGAGCGCATTCGTGCAGTTCCCGCGGGAATCTCATCGAGAACTGCCAGGAAATGACGAGAGGTTGCTTCAAACTCATCATATTCCTCTTCAATTGGAACATTTTGTTCTAGAATGAATACTTCGCGTCGAATCGAAAAGGCAATAGCAAGTTCTTCTGGTGTATCGATTTCTTTTATATGTATCATGTTTTTACAAACTTTGCTTCAGAGCCAATTAATTCGGAAATATGAACAACGCCCTGTCTTTTCATGAACTTATCGAGGTATTCCAAAATTGAGTAGGGTAGAAGGGGACCTTTGTAAATATAACCTGTATAGATTTGAAACAGACTAGCACCCGCTTGGATTTTTTCGAGTGCGGCTTCTCCTGAATCAATTCCTCCGACACCAATGATTGGAATTCTACCTTTTAGTTTTTTAAAGGCAAGTCGAATTATATCTGTAGACCGCTTTCTTACCGGTGCTCCTGATATTCCTCCGTCTTCGACAGAATTATAACTAGAAAGTGATTTTTTGTCAATCGTTGTATTTGTGAGGATAACGCCAGCTAGCTTGAAATCAAGGATAATATCTAGTAACTCCTCAATCGCATGGTCATCTAAATCAGGGGCAAGCTTAATAAAGGTAGGAATTAAAAAATCTCCTCCGAGTCCTTTTTTGATTCCCTGTATCAAATTTATAAATGCATCTTTTTCTTGAAAACTTCTCAGCCCCGGTGTATTCGGGGAGCTAATATTGATTACACCGTAGTCACCTAAACTGGATAGCTTTTTAAATGTTCTGATATAATCGTCTACTGCATTCTCAATAGGGACTAATTTCGTTTTGCCGGCGTTGATTCCTCTTGGAATTGTTTTTATTTGTTTTTGAATCGTATCGTATGCTTTGTCTGAGCCGGGGTTATTAAATCCCATTCGATTCACTAGAGCAGAATCTTTTTCATAGCGAAAGATTCTTGGCTTAGGATTACCGGGTTGTTCTTCGCCTGTGATAGTGCCGATCTCTACATGTCCGAATCCAAGTTTAGCCAGGAAGGGATACAACTCTCCTGTCTTATCAAAACCCGCTCCCATTCCGAGAGGATTCTTGAAATTAATCCCAGCTACGTTTATTTGAAGGCGAGAACTTTCGAAGGTTGTTAGTTTTTCTAGAATAGGAAAAACAAAGGGGAGAGAATTCGCGAATTGTAATAAGTTCTTGGATAGCTCATGTGCATTTTCTGGATTTAAACGAAAGAAAAATTGTTTGAGAGTAGTTTCATATATTAATTCTCTGGGGTTAAGCATTGTTTACTCCACCGATCGTAGATAAAGGTTTTTTTATCTACAATTCTATCCAAGAGATTCTTGGAAACTTATTTTTCTTCAAGCATTCTTTGTAATTCCTGTGCTTTTGCGTTTCCTGGTTCTAGATATAAGACATCAGACAAAAGCTTGTTGGCGCGAGCTAAGTTCCCTGCTTTGCGGTTCAAGTCAGAGAGGTTTAATAGATTATTGATATTTCTTGGATCTCTTAGTTTTAAGCATTCCCCATAATCCATTGCAAGAGATAGATTGCCAATGAATTTGTAAGCATAAGAAATTTTGAAAAAGTAATCGGAATCCATTGGGTTAAAGGATAGGTATTCTTCGCAAAGAGGGATAAAATTTTTATAATCCTTTTGTGTATAATAAATATCCAGTAGCTTATGAAAAACTTCTTTATCCTTCTTAATATTTAATGCTTTTTTATAAGATTCGATTGCATGACTTTGATCTTTTTTGTTTAATAGCAAATCACCATTATCCACAAAAGTATAAAAATCAGGATGAGTTTCTACAAGCGGCAAATCGTGATCTATATAGGCTAATTTAATCAGCGTATAATCATCAGTAAACTCTCCCATCTTTAAGATGGAATCTGTGATTCCTTTTAATTCTCCCTTTCCTGCTTCTACATGTTTTAGGAATTGATCCCCATCTTCATTGATATTTCGAATTCCCTCTGTGTCCATTCCCAGCATAATATCATCCCGACCATC
This Leptospiraceae bacterium DNA region includes the following protein-coding sequences:
- a CDS encoding glycosyltransferase translates to MILHLNNSRTWRGGEQQLYYLINGLAEKNIPQILIGQPGSELESRIGNKIPFFPIRMLGEYDLLAARKIVKIVKENNVKLIHTHTGAAHGLGLMTKVFLPQLKLVVSRRVDFHINKNPLSKQKYHSQKIDYFLTVSNRIKEVLIEDGVDPEKVVTVYSGIDLTKFAEPGDKKKLLQEFQLSKDTVIIGNVAALVDHKDHETLLRAVPRIQTEKNYIFFIVGAGELESKLKTLTKELGIEDKVIFTGFRNDIKDFYALFDIFTLTSKEEGLGTSVLDAMANKLPIVATNGGGIGEMLQDGKGSLLASVGDYTKLAEHYTRLIDNPTLRTEYGKKNKESVKAFSIENTIQKTILVYNSLL
- a CDS encoding type III polyketide synthase: MSYIQSVARETPSTTVKQDEVREFAKAIFKNSSLDIERYLPVFEHSKIKSRPVLKDISWYGETKSFKDKNELFVIHATEMAEKSARLAIEKANLLPSEIDIIIVVTSSGFVTPTLDARLIDLLGLSTDVKRIPIIGLGCAGGANSIARAGELSTLYPDKNILVITVETCTLTFRPADKRKSNLIALSLFSDGSSSMIVSGKEKKKSIQIKTNASRKWRDSLDVMGWEIEMDGLQVVFDKSIPGLIAKNFREFYMKFINQNKINKEDIKHHLFHPGGAKVIEAFSKALEIGEDNFYYSLKVLQEYGNISSPTIFFVIEEFLKEQNFSSGEHGLFSAMGPGFSSDIILFTTT
- a CDS encoding ATP-binding protein, producing MSEKDLFIQMADNSYVMFLPPDMESVRQFRKQLRVSLAQNGFGEDDISQIVLAADEALTNSITANVSNHSEETIICRWRIVDAKFTLLILDYGRGLKISESVSDDYEPSPRNLDNYLGDIKQHQSSSAGKLPFGGIDKPHKNMGKGLKIIRSLMDTVKILYHNNETITDNPLDNKINGSIVELEFNAETKHKN
- a CDS encoding GNAT family N-acetyltransferase — encoded protein: MIHIKEIDTPEELAIAFSIRREVFILEQNVPIEEEYDEFEATSRHFLAVLDEIPAGTARMRSTPKGIKLERFSVLSDYRGKKLGTELVKNLLTKCKNELDSKVYLYAQIAAQKFYERLGFEARGEIFLDAGIKHIEMHYKEKRS
- a CDS encoding quinone-dependent dihydroorotate dehydrogenase, producing the protein MLNPRELIYETTLKQFFFRLNPENAHELSKNLLQFANSLPFVFPILEKLTTFESSRLQINVAGINFKNPLGMGAGFDKTGELYPFLAKLGFGHVEIGTITGEEQPGNPKPRIFRYEKDSALVNRMGFNNPGSDKAYDTIQKQIKTIPRGINAGKTKLVPIENAVDDYIRTFKKLSSLGDYGVINISSPNTPGLRSFQEKDAFINLIQGIKKGLGGDFLIPTFIKLAPDLDDHAIEELLDIILDFKLAGVILTNTTIDKKSLSSYNSVEDGGISGAPVRKRSTDIIRLAFKKLKGRIPIIGVGGIDSGEAALEKIQAGASLFQIYTGYIYKGPLLPYSILEYLDKFMKRQGVVHISELIGSEAKFVKT